A stretch of the Roseisolibacter agri genome encodes the following:
- a CDS encoding TonB-dependent receptor translates to MRGRVVDAAGAPVRHAEVVVRQERTGAERAAAVDAEGRYTLRPLAAGTYTLRVRAVGYQPVTHPLGALAAGETRELDVRLTSAATALTQQVVTATRSPVSIAAVPGAVTVVTRGQIEAQTKTAPRLGPMLAQLVPGLGAATENLSNFGQNIRGRAILVLVDGVPQSTSRNVSRDFINIDPAMVERVEVVRGATSVYGNGATGGVINIITRRGDGEAQGGALRFGTDLSTEASLSNLGGAGLGPRVAQRVSGRRGAWDFIASGALARTGALFDAEGDRVPPDPTGQGGFAETNNADLFGKAGYAFGAARAQRLELSANHFRSRQATDLASDFSINALPAYQQKSRTISGLELPNPQGTRNTMLNAEYTHARLGALFGSRVQAQAYARDYHTVFRPFDDRRYRTVAATATTPARREYAGGYVMQTYVNSAKAGGRLQVETPLVKRLAASALWGADYTGETTEQPVHLYDSTAFDASSGRVFEQAGGAPFVPPLDLRTLGLFAQLAVNPVDRVTLRGGVRHERASVSVDDFTALNGVAITGGTLRSRPVLFNAGAVVRVTEAVNAFANYSEGFSLADVGLVIRTPPAGFRLGDREADPQQVDQVEAGVRGSWRRVQASATAFRNTSELGTSVGANLQVVRAPERVRGVELTLDGQPVDRVSLGATYTRSEGEFWTRVGADSVWQPLNSFRIQPAKLTAHVEHQTLPRWRNRVQVLHSGARDRAYEAFLARPGVNPAVPAFGERRVASYTLVDLLSTADVGRGTLSVGVRNLLNRQYFPIVSQLMPVGNVSYSAAPGATLSVGYSVSY, encoded by the coding sequence GTGCGTGGCCGTGTGGTGGACGCGGCGGGCGCCCCCGTACGGCATGCCGAGGTCGTCGTCCGCCAGGAGCGCACCGGCGCCGAGCGGGCGGCCGCGGTCGACGCGGAGGGGCGCTACACGCTGCGCCCGCTCGCGGCCGGCACGTACACGTTGCGTGTCCGGGCGGTGGGCTACCAGCCGGTCACGCACCCGCTGGGGGCGCTCGCCGCCGGCGAGACGCGCGAACTGGACGTGCGACTCACGTCCGCCGCGACGGCGCTCACGCAGCAGGTCGTCACCGCGACGCGCAGCCCCGTGTCCATCGCCGCCGTCCCGGGGGCGGTGACCGTGGTGACCCGCGGCCAGATCGAGGCGCAGACCAAGACGGCCCCGCGGCTCGGCCCCATGCTGGCGCAGCTCGTCCCCGGGCTCGGCGCGGCGACGGAGAACCTGAGCAACTTCGGGCAGAACATCCGCGGCCGCGCGATCCTGGTGCTCGTCGACGGCGTGCCGCAGTCGACCTCGCGTAACGTCAGCCGCGACTTCATCAACATCGACCCGGCGATGGTCGAGCGCGTGGAGGTCGTGCGCGGGGCCACCTCCGTGTACGGCAACGGGGCGACCGGCGGCGTGATCAACATCATCACGCGCCGCGGCGACGGCGAGGCCCAGGGCGGCGCGCTCCGCTTCGGGACGGACCTCAGCACCGAGGCGTCGCTGTCCAATCTCGGGGGCGCCGGCCTCGGGCCGCGCGTTGCCCAGCGCGTCTCCGGCAGGCGGGGCGCGTGGGACTTCATCGCCAGCGGCGCCCTCGCGCGCACCGGCGCACTGTTCGACGCCGAGGGGGACCGCGTGCCCCCCGACCCCACGGGGCAGGGCGGGTTCGCCGAGACGAACAACGCCGACCTCTTCGGCAAGGCGGGCTACGCGTTCGGCGCCGCCCGCGCGCAACGGCTCGAGCTCTCGGCCAACCACTTCCGCAGCCGCCAGGCGACCGACCTCGCGTCGGACTTCTCGATCAACGCGCTCCCGGCGTACCAGCAGAAGTCGCGCACCATCTCCGGGCTCGAGCTGCCGAACCCGCAGGGGACGCGCAACACGATGCTCAACGCCGAGTACACGCACGCGCGGCTCGGCGCCCTCTTCGGGAGCCGGGTGCAGGCGCAGGCGTACGCCCGCGACTACCACACCGTCTTCCGCCCGTTCGACGACCGGCGCTACCGCACCGTCGCCGCGACCGCCACCACGCCGGCGCGCCGCGAGTACGCCGGCGGGTACGTCATGCAGACGTACGTCAACTCGGCGAAGGCTGGCGGGCGGCTCCAGGTCGAGACGCCGCTCGTGAAGCGGCTCGCGGCGAGCGCGCTGTGGGGCGCCGACTACACCGGCGAGACCACCGAGCAGCCGGTCCACCTCTACGACTCGACGGCGTTCGACGCCAGCAGCGGGCGCGTGTTCGAGCAGGCCGGCGGCGCCCCGTTCGTGCCGCCGCTCGACCTGCGCACGCTCGGCCTCTTCGCGCAGCTCGCGGTCAACCCCGTCGACCGCGTGACGCTGCGCGGCGGCGTGCGCCACGAGCGCGCGTCGGTCTCGGTAGACGATTTCACCGCGCTCAACGGCGTGGCGATCACCGGCGGCACGCTCCGCTCGCGCCCCGTGCTGTTCAACGCGGGCGCGGTCGTGCGGGTGACGGAGGCGGTGAACGCGTTCGCCAACTACAGCGAGGGCTTCTCGCTGGCCGACGTCGGACTCGTGATCCGCACGCCGCCTGCGGGCTTCCGCCTCGGCGACCGCGAGGCCGACCCGCAGCAGGTGGACCAGGTGGAGGCCGGCGTGCGCGGCTCGTGGCGGCGCGTACAGGCGTCGGCGACCGCGTTCCGCAACACGTCGGAGTTGGGCACGTCGGTGGGCGCCAACCTGCAGGTCGTGCGCGCGCCCGAGCGGGTGCGCGGCGTGGAGCTCACGCTCGACGGGCAGCCCGTGGATCGCGTGAGCCTCGGCGCCACGTACACGCGGAGCGAGGGGGAGTTCTGGACGCGCGTGGGCGCCGACAGCGTGTGGCAGCCGCTCAACAGCTTCCGCATCCAGCCGGCCAAGCTCACGGCGCACGTGGAGCACCAGACGCTCCCGCGCTGGCGCAACCGCGTGCAGGTGCTGCACTCGGGCGCGCGCGACCGCGCGTACGAGGCGTTCCTCGCCCGCCCGGGCGTGAATCCGGCGGTGCCCGCCTTCGGCGAGCGGCGTGTGGCGAGCTACACGCTCGTCGATCTCCTCAGCACCGCCGACGTGGGGCGGGGCACGCTCAGCGTGGGCGTGCGCAACCTGCTCAACCGGCAGTATTTCCCCATCGTCTCGCAGCTCATGCCCGTCGGGAACGTCAGCTACAGCGCGGCACCGGGCGCGACGCTCAGCGTTGGCTACTCCGTCAGCTACTGA
- a CDS encoding PepSY-associated TM helix domain-containing protein has translation MRWLHRALGLTAGLVLVVTGLSGSALVFREEIDRALNPHLLRVEPTAARAPLQAILDAAARAYPTEPATRVRMPRGPDGTYEVWLGAAPERYVYADPYRDGAILGARRPTEFLTGWLFLVHAHLLSGEAGHTVAGVAALLLVVLSASGLVVWWPRGGRGAGSRWRAALTVARGAGGGRVTYDLHRAVGFYASALLLLAGVTGASLVFHEAFQRAAYWVTGTVAPPAVPSRVSAPTAAVASLPVDSLLARAVRAQPGGVISYLYLPTAPGQTFRVRQRLPGEQHPNGKSFVHVDPTAGRVVAAEDGARAAGGARLYSVLYPLHVGVLGGWPTRVLTVAAGLSLPLLAVTGFLVWRRRARRRHAGSGEVPAAVGRWSTIRRV, from the coding sequence ATGCGTTGGCTACACCGGGCCCTCGGGCTGACCGCGGGACTGGTGCTGGTCGTCACCGGACTGTCGGGTAGCGCGCTCGTCTTCCGCGAGGAGATCGACCGTGCGCTCAACCCGCACCTGCTTCGGGTCGAGCCGACCGCGGCGCGGGCGCCGCTGCAGGCGATCCTCGACGCGGCGGCGCGCGCCTACCCCACGGAGCCGGCAACCCGGGTCCGCATGCCCCGCGGCCCGGACGGCACCTACGAGGTGTGGCTGGGCGCGGCGCCCGAGCGCTACGTCTACGCCGACCCGTACCGCGACGGCGCGATTCTCGGCGCACGGCGGCCGACGGAGTTCCTCACCGGGTGGCTCTTCCTGGTCCACGCGCACCTGCTCTCCGGTGAGGCCGGACACACGGTCGCCGGTGTGGCGGCGCTGCTGCTCGTGGTCCTCAGTGCCTCCGGGCTGGTGGTGTGGTGGCCGCGAGGCGGCCGGGGCGCGGGGTCGCGCTGGCGCGCCGCGCTCACGGTGGCGCGCGGCGCGGGGGGCGGGCGCGTGACGTACGACCTGCACCGCGCGGTCGGCTTCTACGCGTCGGCGCTGCTGTTGCTGGCCGGGGTGACGGGGGCGTCGCTCGTCTTCCACGAGGCGTTCCAGCGGGCCGCGTACTGGGTGACGGGCACCGTCGCCCCGCCCGCGGTTCCCTCGCGCGTCTCCGCGCCCACTGCAGCTGTCGCGTCCCTCCCGGTCGACTCGCTGCTCGCGCGCGCAGTGCGCGCACAGCCCGGCGGCGTGATCTCGTACCTGTACCTGCCGACCGCACCGGGACAGACGTTCCGGGTCCGGCAGCGGCTACCCGGCGAGCAGCACCCGAACGGCAAGAGCTTCGTGCATGTCGATCCGACCGCCGGGCGCGTGGTGGCGGCGGAGGATGGGGCGCGGGCGGCGGGTGGTGCGCGGCTCTACAGCGTGCTGTACCCGCTGCACGTCGGGGTGCTCGGCGGGTGGCCGACACGGGTGCTGACCGTCGCCGCCGGCCTGTCGCTGCCGCTGCTCGCGGTGACGGGGTTCCTCGTGTGGCGGCGTCGCGCCCGCCGCAGACACGCGGGTTCCGGCGAGGTGCCCGCGGCAGTTGGACGTTGGTCGACGATCAGGCGCGTGTGA
- a CDS encoding heavy metal translocating P-type ATPase, protein MTRRSAAANTTTADASGAGSVTMAATTCELRVGGMDCASCAASVERALKSLEGVQDVRVDVVGGKVRVGYAEGTLARGDLARAIRRVGYTVEDTNDRVSRRAAFLVDGLCCAAEARQLEDRLGNLPGVTTLEFDVMRHRLIVEGTITAPEVQRAIQDLGMTARAEGEQAAPASFWRRRGRLVMTAASGGGVALGLAATLAGLPAGVELALLGAATIAGGWFVVPRGVRAAMHRALDMNVLMSIAAIGAWLIGEPEEAAATLFLFAVAELLESHSMDRARNAIKALMDHSPAEATVRRDGAEVRVPATDVQAGETVVVRPGEKLPVDGEVTGGRSSVNQAPITGESMPVDKAPGAEVFAGSLNGQGVLEVRSTKPASDTTLARIIHAVEEAQASRGPSQTFVDRFARAYTPLVVLVAVLVGVVPPAFGWGTSDAWVYRALALLVVACPCALVISTPVTIVSGLAGAARGGVLIKGGAHLETAGTATVVCLDKTGTLTEGRPAVTDVVPFGDAAPGAQAFDGILRLALGVERHSEHPLARAVLDAGAARGLAAPESVDFEALVGRGARAHVGSAVVYLGNERLLEERRLLTPPVRAAFARLAAEGKTAVAVAVERHEAGLRTGEVLGVLGLADRLRPNARTALDALRAAGVRRLVMLTGDSHGTARAVAAAVGADEVHAELLPDDKVRVVRELEGRGERVVFVGDGVNDAPALAAASVGVAMGAAGTDVALETADVALMADDLETLPFAMRLSRKTLGIVKQNIAFSLAVKAVFLVLAVGGWATLWMAVAADMGGSLVVVANGLRARRL, encoded by the coding sequence TTGACCCGCCGCTCCGCCGCGGCGAACACGACGACGGCCGACGCGAGCGGCGCCGGCTCAGTCACGATGGCCGCGACCACGTGCGAGCTCCGCGTCGGCGGCATGGACTGCGCGAGCTGCGCCGCGTCGGTGGAGCGCGCGCTCAAGAGCCTGGAGGGGGTGCAGGACGTCCGGGTCGACGTGGTCGGCGGGAAGGTCCGCGTCGGCTACGCGGAGGGCACGCTCGCGCGCGGGGACCTCGCGAGGGCGATCCGTCGCGTGGGGTACACGGTCGAGGACACGAACGACCGCGTGTCGCGCCGCGCCGCGTTCCTGGTCGACGGGCTGTGCTGCGCCGCGGAGGCCCGACAGCTCGAGGACAGGCTCGGCAACCTGCCGGGGGTCACGACGCTCGAGTTCGACGTCATGCGCCACCGGCTCATCGTCGAGGGCACGATCACCGCCCCCGAGGTGCAGCGCGCCATCCAGGACCTCGGCATGACCGCCCGCGCCGAGGGCGAGCAGGCGGCTCCCGCCTCGTTCTGGCGCCGGCGTGGGCGGCTGGTCATGACCGCGGCGTCGGGGGGGGGCGTCGCGCTAGGGCTGGCCGCCACGTTGGCCGGGCTGCCAGCGGGGGTGGAGCTCGCGCTCCTCGGCGCCGCGACCATCGCGGGCGGCTGGTTCGTGGTGCCCCGCGGCGTGCGCGCAGCGATGCACCGCGCGCTCGACATGAACGTCCTCATGTCCATCGCGGCCATCGGCGCGTGGCTGATCGGGGAGCCGGAGGAGGCGGCGGCCACGCTGTTCCTCTTCGCCGTGGCCGAACTCCTCGAGAGCCACTCGATGGACCGGGCGCGCAACGCCATCAAGGCGCTGATGGACCACTCGCCGGCGGAGGCCACGGTGCGCCGGGATGGCGCCGAAGTCCGCGTCCCGGCGACCGACGTGCAGGCCGGCGAGACCGTGGTGGTCCGCCCGGGGGAGAAGCTCCCGGTTGACGGCGAGGTGACGGGTGGCCGCTCCAGCGTGAACCAGGCGCCGATCACCGGCGAGTCGATGCCCGTCGACAAGGCGCCGGGCGCGGAGGTCTTCGCCGGGAGCCTCAACGGCCAGGGCGTGCTCGAGGTGCGCTCGACCAAGCCGGCGAGCGACACGACACTCGCGCGCATCATCCACGCAGTCGAGGAGGCGCAGGCGTCGCGCGGGCCGAGCCAGACGTTCGTGGACCGCTTCGCGCGGGCCTACACGCCGCTCGTGGTGCTCGTCGCCGTCCTCGTCGGCGTCGTCCCGCCCGCGTTCGGGTGGGGCACGTCGGACGCATGGGTCTACCGCGCGCTCGCGTTGCTCGTCGTGGCCTGCCCGTGCGCGCTCGTGATCTCGACGCCGGTCACCATCGTGAGCGGCCTCGCCGGCGCCGCGCGTGGTGGGGTGCTGATCAAGGGCGGCGCCCACCTCGAGACCGCCGGCACCGCGACGGTGGTCTGCCTCGACAAGACGGGCACGCTCACGGAGGGGCGCCCGGCGGTGACCGATGTGGTGCCGTTCGGCGATGCCGCCCCCGGCGCTCAAGCGTTCGACGGGATCCTGCGGCTCGCCCTCGGCGTGGAGCGGCACTCGGAGCACCCCCTCGCCCGCGCGGTGCTGGACGCGGGCGCCGCGCGCGGACTTGCGGCACCCGAGTCGGTCGATTTCGAGGCGCTCGTCGGCCGGGGCGCCCGCGCCCATGTGGGCAGCGCCGTGGTCTACCTCGGCAACGAGCGCCTGCTGGAGGAGCGGCGGCTCCTCACGCCGCCGGTGCGGGCGGCGTTCGCGCGGCTGGCCGCTGAGGGGAAGACGGCCGTCGCGGTCGCCGTCGAGCGTCACGAAGCCGGCCTTAGGACTGGCGAGGTGCTGGGCGTCCTCGGGCTGGCCGACCGGCTGCGCCCGAACGCGCGGACGGCCCTCGACGCACTCCGCGCCGCGGGCGTGCGACGCCTCGTCATGCTCACCGGCGACAGCCACGGGACCGCGCGCGCCGTCGCCGCCGCGGTCGGCGCCGACGAGGTCCACGCCGAGCTGCTGCCCGACGACAAGGTGCGCGTCGTCCGTGAGCTGGAGGGACGCGGCGAGCGAGTCGTGTTCGTCGGCGACGGCGTGAACGACGCGCCCGCGCTCGCGGCGGCTTCCGTCGGCGTAGCGATGGGGGCGGCCGGCACCGACGTCGCGCTCGAGACCGCGGACGTCGCGCTCATGGCCGACGACCTGGAGACGCTCCCCTTCGCGATGCGGCTGTCGCGCAAGACGCTGGGCATCGTCAAGCAGAACATCGCGTTCTCGCTCGCGGTCAAGGCGGTGTTCCTCGTCCTCGCTGTCGGCGGCTGGGCGACGCTGTGGATGGCCGTCGCCGCTGACATGGGCGGGTCGTTGGTTGTGGTCGCGAACGGACTGCGCGCCCGGCGCCTGTAG
- a CDS encoding ArsR/SmtB family transcription factor: MCEVRCIDAPTVTRVRAEMPAAADVALAAERLKLLGDPTRLRLLAALARAEELCVCDLTLIVGAGGAPTVTESAVSHALRGLRLSGLVTFRKARKNAYYRLADAATRQLVADLFGIPGPADASTSTAARTA, from the coding sequence GTGTGCGAGGTTCGCTGCATCGACGCGCCGACCGTCACGCGGGTACGCGCCGAGATGCCGGCGGCGGCCGACGTCGCGCTCGCGGCGGAGCGGCTGAAGCTGCTGGGGGATCCGACCCGGCTCCGGCTCCTCGCGGCGCTCGCGCGCGCGGAGGAGCTCTGCGTGTGCGACCTGACGCTCATCGTGGGCGCCGGCGGCGCGCCGACGGTCACCGAGAGTGCGGTCTCGCACGCCCTTCGAGGGCTCCGACTGAGCGGCCTCGTAACGTTCCGGAAGGCGCGAAAGAACGCGTACTACCGGCTCGCCGACGCGGCGACGCGGCAGCTCGTGGCGGACCTCTTCGGAATCCCGGGTCCGGCCGACGCCTCCACGTCGACCGCGGCGCGGACCGCGTGA